GCGGCGCACCGTGGTCGCATCGAGTACGTCGAACAGGGCATCCGGCGACAAGTCGTCCGGATCCTGCTTGACCGCATCAGCAAACTTTTCTCGCAACGAGCGCAGTCCGAGGTCCGACAGGGCGGCGTCCTGCTTCAGAAAGTACGAAAGCAGGTAGTAAAGATCCCAGAGCGAATTGTTGACCGGCGTTGCCGAAAGCAGGACCAGCGTTTTGGATGGATGGCCTTCGAGCAACTTGCGCAGCGCCTGGGCCCGACGGGTAAGCGGATTGCGGAAGGCTTGAGCCTCGTCAACCACCACCAGGGCATAGTCGTTCGCCTTTTGTTTAAGGTGACCTCGGGTCCCGCCGAGCTGAATATCATCGGCGAGTTCTTCGTAGGACACGCACTCCATGTACAGCGAATGCACGTCTGCGAACCGCTTCCATGTTCCGTCGCGCAGGGCCGCTGGAGCAATCAGAAGCGCCCGCTGGCGCCGGCCCTCGATGGCGTCCTGGAGCAGCTTGCCAGCCACAAAGGTTTTTCCGAGGCCGACCCCATCGGCGATAAGGACGCCGTTGTAGCGATCGCAGATGCGCCTTGCGCGGATGATTCCGTCCGTTTGGAAGGTCGTGAGCTGAATCCGGCCGCTGTCGGCCGCCTCATCCTCCAGTTCGGAGCCGTAACGCTCCCAGAGCACACGCAAGAAAACCAGATATGGGTCGTAAGCCTCAAACCGCGCGGCGTATAGCGCGGCCAGATCATACGAAACGGCCTCCGACCATAGTCGATCGAACCAATCGCGGACCTTCCTGACCGGCGTCGGATCGTAGCGGCCGAGATTCAATTCCAGATTGCTGGTCAACCCGGCGGCGGTGAAATTCGACGAGCCCGAAATTACCCCTTCGTCGCTTGCGAAGAGGAAGGCCTTTCCATGCAGAAATGCCTTTTCGAACCGGCGCACTTCAATCTTGCCGCTCTTCAGGAACTCAAGCAGCTCTGCAAGCGCGCGATCATCATCCGGGGCAAACGGAACCAGGTTGCGGTCGCGCGCCAGCCCCTCGTCATTCTTTCGCAGCTCTTCGCGGACGAGCTTGGCCTCGAGTTTCTCACCTCGCGGCTCACCGGGCATGCGCAGCGGAATCGCCGGCGGCGGCAATGGTTCGGCACCGAGCAGCAGGCGGGTCCTCTCCAGATTCCGGAGTCGATCGGCAAGCATTCCGAAACCTTGCGGGTTGAAATAGCCTGTCGCCACGGAAAGCTCGACTGGCTTCGCATAGGTTTCACGCAGCCAATCAAGATGGCTCCTGAGCGCATCGACCAGCCGCAGTTCCCGGTTATCAACGAACTCAGGCTTGTCCGGAATCTCTAGCGCCGCGGCCACTTCCGAATCGCCCCGCTTGCTATCGAACAGCGGCATCTCCGGCTCGATCAGCGGTATCTGGTGCTCGCTCTTTGCCATCGCGTCCTCGCCTCACGCCTGCGCAGGAGGAGCCGGCTGTCGCCCTTCTTCGGGCGGCGGCCCGCCCCAGATGAGAACGTCGGGGCAAAGATCGGCGCCATTCGGCCATACCACTGTGCCGCCTTCGACGCGGACCTGGGCGAACAGCGCCGGATCCCTCCGAATTTTTTCCAACACCGGCCCCACAAGCAGGCGCGACACATCGCGTTCGATGACCGAGCCATCGGTAAGCGTGAGCCTCAGCTTGAAACCTTCCAGCGGTTGCGCTTCACGAGTTCTCAGAAGAGCCATGGCCTTTAACCTCACTCGAGCGGTTCGATCTCATTCAACGTTTCTCCGGCGCGCGCCCGACCCCAGTCTTCGCGCAGTTCGTCGCGATGCAGCGCTGCCCATTCGACACCAGCGCGAGCGCGCGGCGCGGTGAGCTTCCTCTGAACACGGCCAGAGTGTCGATTTCGATCAATGCTTCATACTCACCGTAAATCGCATGGAAATGCGCCGGCTCATGGTCGCTGTAGAACATGCGGATAATGATTCCAAAAAACCGGCTCAATTCCGGCATCGCTTTGCCTCTGCCGCCGGGCTCATGACTTCTTCTCCCAGGCGTGGAAGTGCTTAAGCGTGGCTTTTAGGCGGTCGGCGTAGTCCCAGCCCTCGTGGAAAGTTTCGAACATGTGCGCGAGTTGCGATTCGGAGAGGCCGTAGAGACGGGCCACGACGGCGTCGAGCTCGTGAATCATGTCCTGCTTTTCGTCGTCGGGGAGCGGTCCGCATTCCACGCCGACCGCTTCCGCCCAACTGCGAAAGCGTTTGTCCGGGCACGCGAGCCGCCCGGCGAGTGCGACGGCTCGTTGCCATAGCGGGTTCTCGCGGCTCGGGCGAGGAATCGGGAGCGGATTCAGCACATGATAGTTAAGGCTCACTTCGACGAACCGTCGCGCGTACCAGTCGAGGGGAAGTGAGCAAAGGACCCCGAGCAAGAACGCCTGATCCTTCTCGTTGCCGCTCGGCCAGAGAAAATACGGCGCCTTGTTCGTGACAAAGACCTTCGGCGGCAGCAGCGCGGCGATGACCG
This DNA window, taken from Candidatus Binataceae bacterium, encodes the following:
- a CDS encoding phospholipase D-like domain-containing protein translates to MAKSEHQIPLIEPEMPLFDSKRGDSEVAAALEIPDKPEFVDNRELRLVDALRSHLDWLRETYAKPVELSVATGYFNPQGFGMLADRLRNLERTRLLLGAEPLPPPAIPLRMPGEPRGEKLEAKLVREELRKNDEGLARDRNLVPFAPDDDRALAELLEFLKSGKIEVRRFEKAFLHGKAFLFASDEGVISGSSNFTAAGLTSNLELNLGRYDPTPVRKVRDWFDRLWSEAVSYDLAALYAARFEAYDPYLVFLRVLWERYGSELEDEAADSGRIQLTTFQTDGIIRARRICDRYNGVLIADGVGLGKTFVAGKLLQDAIEGRRQRALLIAPAALRDGTWKRFADVHSLYMECVSYEELADDIQLGGTRGHLKQKANDYALVVVDEAQAFRNPLTRRAQALRKLLEGHPSKTLVLLSATPVNNSLWDLYYLLSYFLKQDAALSDLGLRSLREKFADAVKQDPDDLSPDALFDVLDATTVRR
- a CDS encoding DUF4160 domain-containing protein, whose amino-acid sequence is MPELSRFFGIIIRMFYSDHEPAHFHAIYGEYEALIEIDTLAVFRGSSPRRALALVSNGQRCIATNCAKTGVGRAPEKR
- a CDS encoding DUF2442 domain-containing protein, whose translation is MALLRTREAQPLEGFKLRLTLTDGSVIERDVSRLLVGPVLEKIRRDPALFAQVRVEGGTVVWPNGADLCPDVLIWGGPPPEEGRQPAPPAQA